A stretch of the Pygocentrus nattereri isolate fPygNat1 chromosome 29, fPygNat1.pri, whole genome shotgun sequence genome encodes the following:
- the olfml2a gene encoding olfactomedin-like protein 2A, with protein sequence MWIYRNIITCACVLALAEHAVAISKLFGDLEPVRMTSEGSDCRCKCMMRPLSAEACARLREGTLRVDDFYAVETVSSGSDCKCSCTAPPSSLNPCENEWRMEKLKKQAPELLKLQSMVDLLEGTLYSMDLMKVHAYMNKVVAQMNTLEETIKTNLSRENDFVRDSVMNLSNQLKKYENYSDIMVSIKKEISSLGLQLLQKDAAAENKAQVTEKKPKEAVKPPNKKPPVAKAPPKQAKEKPVKPKKEPPAKAVKPAKPDPTAKAKTLGHQPGVIRGITYYKAARTDDTDGDAGRGDRESLAKTHTVHQIEDRRGSELVLESIEGTTSPVPTTTTTTTAVAMRTTTTTTAASQKTTRAEELFTTSSTEVTPAAITLTPGLKSKDIGGKINANKAGKSLECEGTIASVEMPQKHHSYGRNEGAWMKDPLAKDNKIFVTNYYYGNNLVEFRNLENFKQGRWTNLYKLPYNWIGTGHVVYNGAFYYNRAFTKNIIKYDLRMRYVAAWTLLHDVVYEDTTPWKWRGHSDIDFAVDESGLWVIYPALDYDYSQNEVIVISKLDPGDLSMKKETTWRTGLKRNSYGNCFIVCGVLYAVDNYNQKEGEISYAYDTHTNTDATPRLPFTNEYAFVTQVDYNPKDKLLYAWDNGHQVTYNIHFVDQ encoded by the exons CTCTTTGGGGACCTGGAGCCGGTGAGGATGACGTCAGAGGGTTCGGACTGTCGCTGTAAGTGTATGATGCGGCCGCTGAGCGCGGAGGCGTGTGCGAGGCTTCGGGAGGGGACGCTGCGAGTGGACGACTTCTACGCTGTGGAAACGGTCAGCTCAGGTTCAGACTGCAAATGTTCCTGTACAGCCCCGCCCTCATCCCTCAACCCCTGCGAGAATGAGTGGAGGATGGAGAAACTGAAGAAACAAGCACCTGAACTGCTGAAG ctGCAGTCTATggtggacctgctggaggggaCGTTGTACAGTATGGATCTGATGAAGGTCCACGCGTACATGAATAAAGTGGTGGCCCAGATGAACACACTGGAGGAG ACGATAAAGACGAACCTGAGCAGAGAGAATGACTTTGTTCGAGACAGCGTAATGAATCTGTCCAATCAGCTGAAGAAGTATGAGAACTACTCTGACATCATGGTCAGCATTAAGAAAGAAATATCCAGTCTGGGACTTCAGCTCCTGCAGAAAGATGCTGCTGCAGAGAATAAAGCCCAg GTCACAGAAAAGAAGCCTAAGGAGGCGGTGAAACCCCCCAATAAAAAACCCCCGGTGGCCAAAGCTCCGCCTAAACAAGCCAAAGAGAAACCGGTTAAACCCAAGAAGGAGCCGCCAGCTAAAGCGGTCAAACCGGCAAAGCCTGACCCCACTGCCAAGGCCAAGACTTTGGGTCACCAGCCAGGGGTCATCAGAGGAATCACCTACTACAAAGCGGCCAGGACGGACGACACTGATGGAGATGCAGGGAGAGGAGATAGAG AAAGCTTGGCCAAAACCCACACCGTCCACCAAATCGAGGACAGACGGGGTTCCGAGCTTGTCCTGGAATCCATTGAGGGCACCACGTCCCCCGTGCCAAcgacaacaaccaccaccacagcTGTTGCTATGAGAACGACAACCACAACAACAGCTGCCTCTCAAAAAACGACAAGAGCTGAGGAGCTTTTCACGACGAGCTCCACCGAGGTCACTCCAGCGGCCATCACACTCACACCGGGACTGAAAAGCAAGGACATCGGTGGAAAGATCAACGCTAACAAAGCAG GGAAATCCCTGGAGTGTGAGGGCACCATCGCTTCAGTGGAGATGCCGCAGAAGCACCACAGCTATGGCCGTAACGAAGGGGCCTGGATGAAGGACCCTCTCGCCAAGGACAACAAGATCTTCGTCACCAACTATTACTATGGCAACAACCTGGTGGAGTTCCGCAACCTGGAGAATTTCAAGCAAG GTCGCTGGACTAACCTCTACAAGCTCCCATACAACTGGATAGGAACCGGTCATGTGGTCTACAACGGCGCATTCTACTACAACCGAGCCTTCACCAAGAACATCATCAAATATGACCTTCGGATGCGCTACGTAGCAGCCTGGACCCTCTTGCACGACGTGGTCTACGAGGACACCACTCCGTGGAAATGGCGAGGCCATTCTGACATCGACTTCGCTGTGGACGAGAGCGGCCTGTGGGTGATCTATCCGGCGCTGGACTACGACTACTCACAGAACGAGGTGATCGTCATCAGCAAGCTGGACCCGGGAGACCTGTCCATGAAGAAGGAGACCACGTGGAGGACGGGCCTGAAGCGCAACTCATACGGGAACTGCTTCATCGTGTGCGGGGTTCTTTACGCCGTTGACAACTACAATCAGAAAGAGGGCGAGATTTCGTACGCCTACGATACGCACACCAACACCGATGCCACGCCCAGACTGCCGTTCACTAATGAGTACGCCTTCGTCACCCAGGTGGACTACAACCCTAAAGACAAGTTGCTCTATGCTTGGGACAATGGCCACCAGGTCACCTACAACATCCACTTCGTGGACCAGTGA